The Flaviramulus sp. BrNp1-15 genome has a window encoding:
- a CDS encoding pyruvate dehydrogenase complex E1 component subunit beta yields the protein MKTIQFREAVCEAMSEEMRRDESIYLMGEEVAEYNGAYKASKGMLDEFGPKRVIDTPIAELGFAGIAIGSTMTGNRPIVEYMTFNFSLVGIDQIINNAAKIRQMSGGQFNCPIVFRGPTASAGQLGATHSQAFENWFANTPGLKVVVPSNPYDAKGLLKAAIRDNDPVIFMESEQMYGDKGEVPEGEYILPLGVADIKREGTDVTIVSFGKIIKEAYKAADELEKEGISCEIIDLRTVRPMDRKAIVESVKKTNRLVVLEEAWPFGNVATEITYLVQSEAFDYLDAPIVKINTADTPAPYSPVLLAEWLPNHEDVIKAVKKVMYK from the coding sequence ATGAAGACAATTCAATTTAGAGAAGCTGTATGTGAAGCCATGAGTGAAGAAATGCGTAGAGACGAAAGCATTTATTTAATGGGTGAGGAAGTAGCAGAATATAACGGTGCCTACAAAGCATCAAAAGGTATGTTAGATGAGTTTGGTCCAAAGCGTGTTATTGATACACCAATTGCTGAGCTTGGTTTTGCTGGTATTGCTATTGGCTCTACCATGACAGGTAACAGGCCGATAGTTGAATATATGACTTTTAACTTCTCGTTAGTTGGAATTGATCAAATTATAAATAATGCTGCAAAAATCAGACAAATGTCTGGAGGACAGTTTAATTGTCCTATCGTTTTTCGTGGCCCAACAGCCTCTGCAGGTCAATTAGGAGCTACACATTCACAAGCTTTTGAAAACTGGTTTGCAAATACACCTGGTTTAAAAGTTGTGGTGCCATCAAATCCTTATGATGCAAAAGGTTTATTAAAAGCGGCTATTCGTGATAATGACCCAGTTATTTTTATGGAAAGTGAGCAAATGTATGGTGATAAAGGCGAAGTGCCAGAAGGTGAATATATTTTACCATTAGGAGTTGCCGATATAAAACGTGAAGGAACAGATGTTACTATTGTATCATTTGGAAAAATAATTAAGGAAGCTTATAAAGCTGCTGATGAACTTGAAAAAGAAGGTATTTCTTGTGAAATCATCGATTTACGTACTGTTCGTCCAATGGATAGAAAAGCTATTGTAGAGTCGGTTAAAAAAACAAATCGTTTAGTGGTTTTAGAAGAAGCATGGCCTTTTGGAAATGTTGCAACAGAAATTACATATTTAGTACAAAGTGAAGCATTCGATTATTTAGATGCTCCTATTGTAAAAATTAATACAGCAGATACACCTGCACCGTATTCTCCAGTTTTACTAGCAGAATGGTTACCTAATCATGAAGATGTTATTAAAGCTGTTAAAAAAGTAATGTATAAATAA
- the ilvD gene encoding dihydroxy-acid dehydratase, translating into MKELNKHSKRLTQDESQPASQAMLYAVGLTDEDMKKAQVGIASTGYDGNPCNMHLNGLAAEVKIECKIAGLIGLGFNTIGVSDGISMGTSGMNYSLASRDIIADSIETVMNAQSYDALISVVGCDKNMPGAVIAMLRLNRPSIMMYGGTIASGKYKGKKLNIVSAFEALGQKVAGEIEEDEYREIIKRAIPGAGACGGMYTANTMASAIECMGFALPYNSSIPAENPNKLSESERTARAIKNLLELDLKPLDIISKKSIENAIALVNALGGSTNAVLHFLAIAHAADIDFTLEDFQRVSDRTPLIADLKPSGKYLMEDVHGIGGTPAVMKYLLDNGYLHGECMTVTGKTLAENLKDVEPLKFEDEQDVIYPKDKALKTSGNLQILYGNLASEGAVAKISGKEGLVFEGKAVVYDGEQAANTGISNGEVERGDVVVIRYVGPKGGPGMPEMLKPTSLIMGAGLGKSVALITDGRFSGGTHGFVVGHITPEAQSGGTIGLLETGDKIRISAEDNSINVLISDEELAKRKAEWTEPELKHKKGILYKYAKSVASASKGCVTDAF; encoded by the coding sequence ATGAAGGAACTTAATAAACACAGTAAAAGGTTAACGCAAGATGAATCTCAACCAGCATCCCAAGCCATGTTATATGCAGTTGGTTTGACTGATGAGGATATGAAGAAAGCTCAAGTGGGTATTGCTAGTACAGGGTACGATGGAAACCCTTGTAACATGCACTTAAATGGATTAGCTGCAGAGGTTAAAATTGAGTGTAAAATAGCTGGTTTAATAGGTTTAGGGTTTAATACGATTGGTGTTAGCGATGGTATTTCTATGGGTACTTCTGGTATGAATTACTCATTAGCATCACGAGATATTATTGCAGATTCCATTGAAACTGTAATGAATGCTCAAAGTTATGATGCATTAATTTCTGTGGTTGGTTGTGATAAAAATATGCCAGGAGCAGTTATTGCGATGTTGCGTTTAAACCGTCCGTCAATAATGATGTACGGAGGAACTATTGCTTCAGGAAAATACAAAGGAAAAAAATTAAATATCGTTTCTGCTTTTGAAGCTTTAGGACAGAAAGTTGCTGGTGAAATTGAAGAAGATGAGTATAGAGAAATTATAAAAAGAGCTATTCCGGGAGCGGGTGCTTGTGGTGGTATGTACACAGCAAACACAATGGCTTCTGCTATTGAGTGTATGGGTTTTGCACTTCCTTATAATTCTTCTATTCCTGCTGAAAACCCTAATAAATTATCTGAAAGCGAAAGAACTGCAAGAGCGATAAAAAATCTTTTGGAGTTAGATTTAAAGCCTTTAGATATTATTTCTAAAAAATCTATTGAAAATGCTATCGCACTTGTAAATGCTTTAGGTGGTTCAACCAATGCGGTGTTACACTTTTTAGCCATTGCCCATGCAGCAGATATCGATTTTACTTTGGAAGATTTTCAACGTGTTAGTGATAGAACCCCATTGATAGCCGATTTAAAACCTAGTGGAAAATATTTAATGGAAGATGTTCATGGTATTGGTGGAACACCTGCTGTTATGAAATATTTATTAGACAATGGTTATTTACATGGTGAGTGTATGACAGTTACTGGTAAAACTTTGGCTGAAAATTTAAAAGATGTTGAACCTCTTAAATTTGAAGATGAGCAAGATGTTATTTATCCAAAAGATAAAGCATTAAAAACTTCAGGGAACTTACAGATTCTTTATGGAAACTTAGCTTCTGAAGGCGCTGTAGCAAAAATTTCAGGAAAAGAAGGATTAGTATTTGAAGGTAAAGCGGTGGTTTATGATGGTGAGCAAGCTGCTAATACAGGAATTTCAAATGGCGAAGTAGAAAGAGGAGATGTGGTCGTCATTAGATATGTAGGTCCAAAAGGTGGTCCAGGAATGCCAGAAATGCTAAAACCAACTTCGTTAATTATGGGAGCTGGTTTAGGAAAATCTGTTGCTTTAATTACAGATGGTCGTTTTTCAGGAGGAACACACGGTTTTGTTGTTGGTCATATTACTCCAGAAGCACAATCTGGGGGAACCATAGGATTATTAGAAACAGGAGATAAAATTAGAATTAGCGCTGAAGATAACTCTATTAATGTTCTAATTTCTGATGAGGAGTTAGCAAAACGTAAAGCAGAATGGACAGAGCCAGAGTTAAAACACAAAAAAGGAATACTATATAAATATGCAAAATCTGTAGCATCAGCTTCTAAAGGATGTGTTACCGATGCATTTTAA
- a CDS encoding 2-dehydro-3-deoxyphosphooctonate aldolase, with protein MSPKNPVEVGGYKDSEGPRNERRFLNALAGPNGEKISYYRAGSCCPVKSDNDPFGFGSVMLDNYRVTWENSKDTVSIYINMYDSGKLKAPIGFTIKK; from the coding sequence TTGTCACCGAAGAATCCCGTTGAAGTTGGAGGGTATAAAGATTCAGAAGGACCAAGAAATGAAAGAAGATTTCTTAATGCATTAGCTGGACCGAATGGTGAGAAAATTTCATATTATAGAGCTGGGAGTTGTTGTCCAGTTAAAAGTGATAATGACCCATTTGGTTTTGGTAGTGTAATGTTAGATAACTATCGAGTTACTTGGGAAAACTCAAAAGATACAGTTTCAATATATATTAATATGTATGACTCTGGAAAACTGAAAGCACCAATTGGATTTACTATTAAAAAATAA
- the ilvC gene encoding ketol-acid reductoisomerase — translation MGNYFNTLSLRDKLNQLSKCRFMDSSEFEEGVNALKGKKIVVVGCGAQGLNQGLNMRDSGLNISYALRPQAIAEKRASYVNATENGFNVGTYEELIPSADLVLNLTPDKQHTNVVKAVMPLMKKGATLSYSHGFNIVEEGMQIREDLTVIMVAPKCPGTEVREEYKRGFGVPTLIAVHEENDPEGKGWAQAKAYAAATGGDRAGVLASSFVAEVKSDLMGEQTILCGLLQTGSILCFNKMIEKGIGAGYASKLIQYGWETVTEGLKYGGITNMMDRLSNPAKIKAFELSEELKDIMRPLFQKHMDDIMEGKFSSGMMQDWANDDKDLLGWRAETAETAFEKTPAGDVEISEQEYYDNGVLMVAMVRAGVELAFEAMTDSGIIDESAYYESLHETPLIANTIARRKLYEMNSVISDTAEYGCYLFDHACKPLLADFMTKIDTDVIGKAYAKDNGKGVDNAKLIEVNKALREHPVEKIGSFLRASMTAMKPIV, via the coding sequence ATGGGAAATTATTTTAACACACTATCGTTAAGAGACAAGTTAAATCAATTATCGAAGTGTAGATTCATGGACTCTTCAGAGTTTGAAGAAGGTGTAAATGCATTAAAAGGTAAAAAAATTGTAGTAGTAGGTTGTGGAGCGCAAGGTTTAAATCAAGGGTTAAACATGAGAGATTCTGGGTTAAATATTTCTTATGCTTTAAGACCGCAAGCCATTGCTGAAAAACGTGCATCTTATGTTAATGCAACCGAAAACGGATTTAATGTAGGAACTTATGAAGAGTTAATTCCATCAGCAGATTTAGTATTAAACTTAACTCCAGATAAGCAACATACTAATGTGGTAAAAGCAGTTATGCCTTTAATGAAAAAAGGAGCAACATTATCATATTCACACGGATTCAATATTGTTGAAGAAGGTATGCAAATACGTGAAGATTTAACAGTTATTATGGTGGCACCTAAATGCCCAGGAACAGAAGTTAGAGAAGAGTATAAAAGAGGTTTTGGTGTACCAACACTTATTGCGGTACATGAAGAAAATGATCCAGAAGGAAAAGGTTGGGCACAAGCAAAAGCTTATGCTGCGGCAACTGGTGGAGATAGAGCTGGTGTTTTAGCATCATCTTTTGTTGCTGAGGTTAAGTCTGATTTAATGGGTGAGCAAACTATTCTTTGTGGTTTGTTACAAACAGGGTCTATTCTTTGTTTTAATAAAATGATTGAAAAAGGCATTGGCGCAGGTTATGCTTCAAAATTAATTCAATATGGTTGGGAAACTGTAACAGAAGGTCTTAAATATGGTGGTATTACTAATATGATGGATCGTTTATCAAACCCAGCAAAGATTAAAGCTTTTGAACTTTCTGAAGAATTAAAAGATATTATGCGTCCGCTATTCCAAAAGCATATGGATGATATTATGGAAGGTAAGTTTTCTAGCGGAATGATGCAAGATTGGGCTAATGATGATAAAGATTTATTAGGATGGAGAGCTGAAACTGCTGAAACGGCTTTCGAAAAAACGCCAGCTGGAGATGTTGAAATTTCAGAACAAGAATACTATGATAATGGTGTGTTAATGGTAGCCATGGTAAGAGCAGGAGTTGAACTTGCTTTTGAAGCTATGACAGATTCTGGAATTATTGATGAATCTGCATACTATGAGTCGTTACACGAAACACCACTTATTGCAAATACTATTGCTAGACGTAAATTATACGAAATGAATAGTGTAATCTCTGATACTGCAGAGTATGGTTGCTATTTGTTCGATCATGCTTGTAAACCGTTATTAGCAGATTTTATGACCAAAATAGATACCGATGTTATAGGTAAAGCATATGCTAAAGACAATGGTAAAGGTGTTGATAATGCTAAATTAATAGAGGTGAATAAGGCTTTAAGAGAACATCCTGTTGAAAAAATAGGATCTTTTTTAAGAGCATCAATGACAGCTATGAAACCTATAGTTTAA
- the ilvB gene encoding biosynthetic-type acetolactate synthase large subunit — protein MDTQTVKKTKEVAAKTERITGSEAIIRCLIEEGVDILYGYPGGAIMPVYDELYKYQDKIHHVLTRHEQGATHAAQGYARISGKVGVAMATSGPGATNLITGIADAQIDSTPMVCITGQVFSHLLGSDAFQETDIVGISTPVTKWNHQVTKASEIPEVLAKAFYIAKSGRPGPVLVDITKDAQVSEFDFKYEKCTGIRSYIPVPKTNPEAVKAAAELINAAKKPMIVWGQGVILGEAEKELKAVIEKAGIPSAWTILGASALPTSHPLNIGMVGMHGNYAPNKLTNECDVLIAIGMRFDDRVTGSLDTYAKQAKVIHFDIDPAEIDKNVKTDVAVIGDSKDSLAKLLPLLNKNSHESWLQEFKDLYEVEYEKVIKNDISPTKEGLTMGEVLKQINIETKGNAAIVSDVGQHQMIACRYADFNITKSNITSGGLGTMGFALPAAIGAKMAAPEREVVAIIGDGGYQMTIQELGTIFQQQVPVKIVVLNNEFLGMVRQWQQLFFDKRYASTEMTNPNFVAIAEGYYIKARKVVKREELADAVKEMIASKESYFLEVCVEKEDNVFPMIPSGASVSDVRLS, from the coding sequence ATGGATACACAAACAGTAAAAAAAACCAAAGAAGTGGCAGCTAAAACAGAACGTATAACAGGTAGTGAAGCTATTATTAGATGTTTAATAGAAGAAGGCGTAGATATTCTTTATGGATATCCAGGAGGAGCTATTATGCCTGTTTATGATGAATTATACAAGTACCAAGACAAAATTCATCATGTCTTAACGCGCCACGAACAAGGAGCTACGCATGCTGCTCAAGGCTATGCTCGTATTTCCGGTAAAGTAGGAGTTGCTATGGCAACTTCTGGTCCAGGAGCTACTAACTTAATAACAGGAATTGCAGATGCACAAATAGATTCTACACCTATGGTGTGTATCACAGGACAGGTGTTTTCTCATTTATTAGGAAGTGATGCGTTTCAAGAAACCGATATCGTTGGAATTTCAACACCGGTTACAAAATGGAATCATCAAGTAACTAAAGCTTCAGAAATTCCAGAAGTTTTAGCTAAAGCATTTTACATTGCAAAAAGCGGTCGTCCAGGACCAGTTTTAGTAGATATTACTAAAGATGCTCAAGTTTCTGAGTTTGATTTTAAATATGAAAAGTGTACAGGCATTAGAAGTTATATTCCAGTGCCAAAAACTAATCCAGAGGCAGTTAAAGCTGCAGCAGAATTAATAAATGCAGCTAAAAAACCCATGATTGTTTGGGGGCAAGGTGTTATTCTTGGAGAAGCTGAAAAAGAATTAAAAGCAGTGATTGAAAAAGCAGGTATTCCATCTGCTTGGACAATTCTTGGGGCTTCTGCACTTCCTACATCACATCCATTAAATATTGGTATGGTGGGTATGCATGGTAATTATGCGCCAAATAAGTTAACTAACGAATGTGATGTGCTTATTGCTATTGGGATGCGTTTTGATGATCGTGTTACAGGAAGTTTAGATACGTATGCAAAACAAGCAAAAGTTATCCATTTTGATATTGATCCAGCAGAAATTGACAAAAATGTAAAAACAGATGTTGCTGTTATTGGTGATTCAAAAGATAGTCTAGCTAAACTTTTACCACTATTAAATAAAAATTCTCACGAATCTTGGCTACAAGAATTTAAAGATTTATATGAAGTTGAATATGAAAAAGTAATAAAGAATGATATTTCTCCAACTAAAGAAGGGTTAACCATGGGAGAAGTATTAAAGCAAATAAATATTGAAACAAAAGGTAATGCTGCAATCGTTTCAGATGTTGGACAACACCAAATGATAGCTTGTCGTTATGCAGATTTTAATATTACAAAAAGTAATATCACATCAGGCGGTTTAGGTACAATGGGATTTGCTTTACCAGCAGCTATTGGTGCAAAAATGGCAGCACCAGAAAGAGAAGTGGTTGCTATTATTGGTGATGGTGGTTACCAAATGACTATTCAAGAATTAGGAACCATTTTCCAACAACAAGTACCAGTAAAAATTGTGGTTTTAAATAATGAATTTTTAGGAATGGTGCGTCAATGGCAACAGCTATTTTTCGACAAACGATACGCATCTACAGAAATGACAAACCCTAATTTTGTGGCCATAGCAGAAGGCTATTATATTAAAGCCAGAAAAGTTGTTAAGCGAGAAGAATTAGCAGATGCAGTAAAAGAAATGATTGCATCAAAAGAATCTTATTTCTTAGAGGTTTGTGTAGAAAAAGAAGATAATGTATTTCCAATGATTCCTTCGGGAGCATCGGTTTCAGATGTACGTTTAAGCTAA
- the metK gene encoding methionine adenosyltransferase, whose protein sequence is MAYLFTSESVSEGHPDKVADQISDALIDNFLAFDKDSKVACETLVTTGQVVLAGEVKSHTYLDVQKIARDTINKIGYTKGEYMFDGNSCGVLSAIHEQSEDINQGVDRGSKEEQGAGDQGMMFGYATNETENFMPLALDLSHRILKELAALRRENKDITYLRPDSKSQVTIEYSDDNIPQRIDAIVVSTQHDEFADDETMLAKIRKDIVQILIPRVVAKLPETIQKLFNDDIKYHINPTGKFVIGGPHGDTGLTGRKIIVDTYGGKGAHGGGAFSGKDPSKVDRSAAYATRHIAKNLVAAGVADEVLVQVSYAIGVVEPMGIFIDTYGTCPFNMTDGEIAEKVSEIFDMRPFAIEERLKLRSPIYSETAAYGHMGRETETVTKTFSQPNGETTTLDVELFTWEKLDYVDKVKEVFGL, encoded by the coding sequence ATGGCTTATTTATTTACTTCGGAAAGTGTTTCTGAAGGACACCCAGATAAGGTAGCAGATCAAATTAGTGATGCATTAATTGATAATTTTTTAGCGTTTGATAAAGACTCTAAAGTGGCATGCGAAACCTTAGTAACTACAGGACAAGTAGTTCTGGCTGGAGAGGTAAAATCTCACACATACTTAGATGTTCAAAAAATTGCCAGAGATACCATTAACAAAATCGGGTACACGAAAGGCGAGTATATGTTTGATGGAAATTCATGCGGTGTACTTTCTGCTATTCACGAACAATCTGAAGATATCAATCAAGGAGTAGATAGAGGAAGCAAAGAAGAACAAGGTGCTGGAGACCAAGGTATGATGTTTGGTTACGCTACAAATGAAACTGAAAATTTTATGCCTCTGGCCTTAGATTTATCGCATAGAATTTTAAAAGAACTTGCAGCATTACGAAGAGAAAATAAAGATATTACTTATTTAAGACCAGATTCTAAAAGTCAGGTAACTATTGAGTATAGCGATGATAATATTCCGCAACGTATAGATGCTATTGTTGTATCAACACAGCATGACGAGTTTGCAGATGATGAAACCATGCTTGCTAAAATTAGAAAAGATATTGTTCAGATTTTAATTCCGCGTGTGGTTGCAAAACTTCCTGAAACCATTCAAAAACTATTTAATGACGATATTAAATATCATATAAATCCAACAGGGAAATTTGTTATTGGTGGACCTCACGGAGATACAGGATTAACAGGACGTAAAATTATTGTTGATACTTATGGAGGAAAAGGTGCTCATGGTGGTGGTGCTTTCTCGGGAAAAGACCCAAGTAAAGTAGATAGAAGTGCTGCTTATGCAACAAGGCACATTGCTAAAAATTTAGTTGCTGCCGGGGTTGCAGATGAAGTTTTAGTGCAGGTGAGTTATGCTATTGGCGTTGTTGAACCTATGGGTATTTTTATTGATACTTACGGTACATGCCCATTTAATATGACTGATGGTGAAATTGCCGAAAAAGTATCAGAGATTTTTGATATGCGTCCATTTGCCATTGAAGAACGATTAAAGTTACGTTCACCAATATATAGCGAAACAGCTGCTTACGGACACATGGGACGTGAAACTGAAACTGTTACCAAAACATTTTCTCAACCTAATGGAGAAACTACAACTTTAGATGTTGAGTTATTTACTTGGGAAAAACTAGATTATGTTGACAAAGTAAAAGAAGTTTTTGGGCTATAA
- the ilvN gene encoding acetolactate synthase small subunit, translating into MKEDIKTLTISIYTENNIGLLNRISAIFQRRHINIESLTTSQSEIEGVNRFVIVVNISETQAKKIVGQFEKQVEVIRAYYHTDEETIYQESGMFKIKSALLFEEPQIQNIIKESNTRIVTVNKEFFVLEKSGRRNEIESLRRDLNVFGIMQFVRSGRIAVTKDEMKVTEMLLAFNNQ; encoded by the coding sequence ATGAAAGAAGATATAAAAACATTAACCATATCCATTTACACCGAAAATAACATCGGTTTGCTAAACCGTATATCGGCAATTTTTCAACGTAGACATATCAATATTGAAAGCTTAACCACTTCACAGTCAGAGATAGAAGGTGTTAATCGTTTTGTGATTGTTGTAAATATTTCAGAAACTCAAGCTAAAAAGATTGTAGGTCAATTTGAAAAGCAAGTGGAAGTTATTCGAGCTTATTATCATACAGATGAAGAAACTATTTATCAGGAATCAGGTATGTTTAAAATAAAATCAGCTTTATTGTTTGAAGAGCCTCAAATTCAGAATATAATTAAAGAAAGTAATACAAGAATAGTTACTGTAAATAAAGAGTTTTTTGTACTAGAAAAGTCTGGAAGAAGAAACGAAATTGAATCATTGCGTAGAGATTTAAATGTTTTTGGCATTATGCAATTTGTGCGTTCTGGTCGCATAGCAGTAACTAAAGATGAAATGAAAGTAACAGAAATGCTATTAGCATTCAATAACCAATAA
- a CDS encoding DUF5686 and carboxypeptidase-like regulatory domain-containing protein, with the protein MNIRLLIALFFFGIFSTIAQTKVSGYVFDEFNEPLSFVNIIFKGSTQGTITDENGKFYLESDETWEALTVSFIGYETLSIPLDKKVNYNLKFTLKEEAAELDAVVIISGKQSKKNNPAIDLLRKIWANKRSNGLKQFKQFEYDKYEKVEFDINTIDSTLIKSKLFRGMEFVFDEVDTSRVTGKTYLPMFINEAVSKVYGDNVINKTKEVLEGNKNSGFSDNQVIIDFVDDLYSDFNVYDNYLKFFDKSFVSPLSKTGINTYNYVLSDSAYVDDKWCYNIIYYPRRKNELTFKGDFWVADTTYAIKEINLQASKSANINWVKEIYIEQEFEVLNDSLFLVKRDYMMSDFAFSKKEQSRGIYGKRTTLYDNYKFDIEKDKKFYEREVYNYDKDVYDRDDAFWEENRLESLNKDEKGVYKMLDTLKTVKKFKRLYNLGSILASGYIEFNTLPLDYGPIFSTFGFNEVEGLRLRAGGRTYFGRNDLWRLEGFMAYGFSDDKFKYGISGKWLLDKKSRLIISGGNRRDVEQIGASLTTSTDVLGRSLASSSVVGTSTNDKLTSINLTSLAIEAEPWRNVIFRLGGNYRTLESASPTFSLDYNTENGIKSEIKQFESSFSVSYFPKRKMTGFGVERKTANDDFARIFAQVSRGDKSIFNSDFDYTKVQLSYTQPWQVGGFGRLTTTVEAGKTFGEVPLGLLSVIPGNQSYFSIYNTFSQLDFYEFVSDTYTSFHFEHNFNGRFFSRIPFLRKFNLREIVSIRGVWGEMSQENINLNNTGLPNAIPLVAPSNEPYYEYSLGVGNIFKVFRIDFNFRGNYKDNVEYPDARKFGVTGSFGFYF; encoded by the coding sequence ATGAATATAAGACTACTTATTGCCCTTTTTTTCTTTGGAATTTTTTCCACTATCGCACAAACCAAAGTTAGTGGTTATGTGTTTGATGAATTTAATGAACCTTTATCCTTTGTAAATATTATTTTTAAAGGATCTACACAAGGAACAATTACCGACGAAAATGGAAAGTTTTATTTAGAATCTGATGAAACCTGGGAAGCATTAACGGTGTCTTTTATTGGTTATGAAACTTTAAGTATTCCTTTAGATAAAAAAGTAAACTACAATTTAAAATTTACTTTAAAAGAAGAAGCTGCAGAGTTAGATGCTGTGGTTATTATATCGGGAAAGCAATCCAAAAAGAATAATCCTGCTATAGATTTACTCAGAAAAATTTGGGCAAATAAGCGTAGTAATGGGCTTAAACAATTCAAACAATTTGAATACGATAAATACGAAAAAGTAGAATTCGATATTAATACCATAGATAGTACGCTTATTAAAAGCAAGTTGTTTAGAGGTATGGAGTTTGTTTTTGATGAAGTTGATACCTCTAGAGTTACAGGTAAAACCTATTTGCCTATGTTTATTAATGAAGCTGTTTCTAAAGTTTATGGCGATAATGTAATTAATAAAACAAAAGAAGTTTTAGAAGGAAATAAAAACTCTGGATTTAGCGATAATCAAGTTATTATTGATTTTGTAGACGATTTGTATTCCGATTTTAATGTATACGATAATTACCTGAAGTTTTTCGATAAAAGCTTTGTAAGTCCACTCTCTAAAACTGGAATTAATACTTACAATTATGTGCTTTCAGATAGTGCATATGTAGATGATAAGTGGTGTTATAACATTATTTATTATCCAAGACGAAAAAACGAACTCACTTTTAAGGGCGATTTTTGGGTAGCAGATACCACTTATGCTATTAAAGAAATTAATTTACAAGCATCAAAAAGTGCCAATATAAACTGGGTAAAAGAAATTTACATTGAGCAAGAGTTTGAGGTTTTAAATGATTCATTATTTCTTGTAAAACGTGATTACATGATGTCTGATTTTGCTTTTAGTAAAAAGGAACAATCACGTGGTATTTACGGAAAACGAACTACACTATATGATAACTATAAATTTGATATAGAAAAAGATAAAAAGTTCTATGAAAGGGAGGTTTATAATTATGATAAAGACGTTTATGATAGAGATGATGCCTTTTGGGAAGAAAACCGTTTAGAATCATTAAACAAAGATGAAAAAGGGGTTTACAAAATGCTGGATACCTTGAAAACGGTTAAAAAATTTAAACGTCTCTATAATCTAGGAAGTATTTTGGCATCAGGATACATAGAGTTTAACACATTGCCTTTAGATTACGGGCCTATTTTTTCTACTTTCGGATTTAATGAAGTTGAAGGTTTACGATTACGAGCAGGAGGAAGAACCTACTTTGGAAGAAATGACCTTTGGCGATTAGAAGGTTTTATGGCTTACGGTTTTAGCGATGATAAATTTAAATATGGTATTTCTGGTAAATGGTTGCTAGATAAAAAGAGCCGATTGATTATTTCTGGTGGTAATAGGAGAGATGTAGAACAAATAGGAGCAAGTTTAACAACAAGTACAGATGTTTTAGGAAGAAGTTTAGCATCTTCATCGGTAGTTGGTACAAGTACAAACGATAAACTAACATCAATTAATTTAACCAGTTTAGCTATTGAAGCTGAGCCATGGCGAAATGTAATTTTTAGATTAGGCGGAAATTACAGAACTTTAGAATCTGCCTCACCAACATTCAGTTTAGATTACAATACTGAAAATGGTATTAAATCTGAAATTAAGCAGTTTGAAAGTTCATTTTCTGTATCCTATTTCCCTAAACGAAAAATGACAGGTTTTGGTGTAGAACGTAAAACAGCTAATGATGATTTTGCACGTATTTTTGCTCAAGTAAGTCGAGGCGATAAAAGTATTTTTAATAGCGATTTTGATTATACAAAAGTTCAACTGTCTTACACACAACCATGGCAAGTTGGTGGTTTTGGAAGGTTAACCACTACAGTAGAAGCGGGAAAAACTTTTGGAGAAGTGCCATTAGGCTTACTTAGTGTAATTCCTGGTAACCAATCCTACTTTTCAATTTATAACACCTTTTCTCAATTAGATTTTTACGAATTTGTTTCTGATACTTATACGTCATTCCATTTTGAACATAATTTTAACGGGCGCTTCTTTTCAAGAATTCCTTTCTTAAGAAAATTCAATCTTCGTGAAATTGTTAGTATTCGTGGTGTTTGGGGAGAAATGTCTCAGGAAAATATCAATCTAAACAATACAGGTTTGCCAAATGCTATTCCGTTAGTGGCGCCTTCAAATGAACCATATTACGAATATAGTTTGGGTGTAGGTAATATTTTTAAAGTATTTAGAATAGACTTTAATTTTAGAGGAAATTATAAGGATAATGTTGAATATCCTGATGCTAGAAAGTTTGGTGTAACAGGTAGTTTTGGATTTTATTTTTAA